GTCGTCTGGTTGGAACAGGTATGCGCCCTCGGGCACGCAGTACACGAACCCGGTTCGCGGGAGGTCGTGGTCGTAGGAGCTAGACGCTTGGGGCGGTTGCACGGCCCCGGCGAGCGCGGCCGGGTGCCACAGGGCCGCGAACCCGTTGAGCCACGCGGCCACTTCGTCCGGAGTTTGTTGGAGCGGGTACGAGGTCGCGAGCCGGTACGACGAGAGCAGGTGCAGTTGGCGTTCTTCGCTCATGGTGGGTCGCTGGCGTGCAGTGGCTGGATCGGCGCGCGAACCCGGTTATAGTACAGAACCCGACGCCCGGTGCCCCATGTCCGACCACGACGCCCTGCTGTCCGCGATCCTGGCCCACCCGGACGAGGACACGCCGCGCCTGATGTTCGCCGACTGGCTCCAGGAGAACGGCGCGGCCCCGCGCGCGGAATTCGTTCGGGTGCAGATCGAACTGGCCCGTCTACGCGCGGAGGAGGTGGACCTCCCGGACACATTCGGCACGCTTCAGAGCGCGGACGGGTGCCAGTTCCGCCCGCATGACACGGCCGAGCGGGTCGCACTGTTGCGGCGCGAGAGCGAACTGCTGAGCGCGAACCGGCGGGCGTGGGCGGCCGAACTACCAGAGTACGCAGTGGCAGGAACCGCGCTCGACGACGCCGGCTTCTTCCGCGGGTTCGTGGGGCACGTCTCGCTCCCACTCGAACCGCTTGTGCGGAACCCGGATCGCTTGTGGGAGCGGCACCCGGTCGAGTCACTGGATTTGTCCCGTGTCGATCCGGAGGCACGAGAGCGGGTGCCGGAGTGCCAACAACTCGACCGCATCCGCGCGCTCCGGTTCGGCTTCCTTGCCAGTGTGCCGTGCGAAGCGGAATTCTTCGCGCCGTTTGTCGAATGCCCTCACCTCGCGGCCGTGCGGGTGTTCGATTTGGGGCGCCTGGATTGCAGCGATTCCGCCCTCATTGCGCTGGCCGATGCGCCGTACTTGCGCCCGACTGCGCTCAAGTTGCACTGCCCGCACGTTTCACGCGATACCCTCGAACGGCTACTACACGCTCCGTTTGCCTCTCGCGTGCGCCGGTTCGAGCAGCGCCGGGCCGTGGGGTGGGCGCCCGAGGTGATCGCTGCAGCGCCACTCGGCGCGCTCCGGTTTTTGGACCTGCGAGGAGCGATGTGCGGGGACGCGGGTGTCCGCGCGCTGGCCAGTTCTCCACACATCACGGAGTTGGTCACACTCGATCTGAGTTCCAACGGACTTACCAACACGGCTCTTGAAGCACTGGCCGCGTGGCCGGGACTTGAGAGCGTGAAATCGCTGAACCTGGCGTTCAATCGAAATATCACCGACGCAGGTGTTCGGGTGTTGCTCTCGGTTCGCCGGTTCCGCCCGATCCACATCGGATTGCAGCAAACGCAGCTCGGTGACGCGGGGGCCGAAGTGCTGGCCGCGTGGCCCGGTCTGGAAACCGTGATCGATCTCGATCTGACCGCTGCTGAAATGGGCGATTGGGGAGCAGCAGCTCTCGCGGGATCGGCGAACTGGCGCGACGTGCGGTATTTGCGCGTGAGCCGGAACAATTTCGGGGCGCAAGCGAAGGCGCAACTCTGTTCGCGGTTCGGGCGCGGGGGAATTGACATCTGGGGCTGGTGACCGGTCATCTGGTACGATGAGATTATGACGAGCGACGAGCGTGCGTTCCTCAAAGCGATTTGCGACCAGCCGGCGGACGACACCGTCCGGCTCGTGTTCGCCGATTGGCTCGAAGAGCACGGCCAGGCCCCGCGCGCGAACTTCATCCGCACTCAAATCGAACTGGTTCACACGCCACCGGGCACCGACGAGGACGAGCGCCGGCGCGTGGTACTGTTCACCCGGCGCGACGCGGCCCTGAAAGCACACGGGGCCGAGTGGCTCCGCCCGTTCCACCCGTATGCGCGCGAGGACTCGTTCGTGCGCGGGTTCGTGCAAAAGATCGACGTGCCCGCGAACACGTTCCTCCAGCACGCGGAGCCGTGGTTCGCGTGTACGCCCCTCACGCGGGTGAAGTTCACCACCTGCCGCATCTGGGACCAGATGTGCGGCGTGTATGCGTGGTGGACCGAGCCCCTGTTCGCGTCCCCGTTCCTCTCGCGCCTGGAGAGCATCGACTTAGAGGGGCTGGAACTGAACGCGCACGACATGGAACTGCTCGCGGCCCACCCAAACCTGTCCCGGTTGCGCGAACTGGTGCTGGCGGACAACGACATCCGCACCGAGGGCGCCATCGCGCTCGCGAACATGCCGCAGTTGCGGGGGCTCGAATCACTCGACGTGCGCGGGAACCGCATTACCGATCGTGGCGCGCGGGCGCTGGCACAGAGCGAGTACCTCGGCCAGTTGAAGGAACTCTACATCACCAAGAATTCGATCCGCGACCGCAACTGGGCCGTGTTGGAGAGCCGGTTCGGGGACGCGCTGCATTGATGGAGAGTCGCCCATGACCGAAGCGGAATGGCTGGCGTGTACCGACGAAGAAGCGATTGCCGCGGCTGTGTGTGAGTTCGCGAGCGACCGCAAGGCCCGCTTGATCGCGTGCGGGTGCTGTCGGCTCGTCTGGGACTGGCTCGTGAACGACAAGAGTCGGGGGGCCGTTGAGACAAGTGAACTGTTCGCCGACGGCCTCGTGACGGACGACGAGTTGAGTCGCGCGGCGTACTTCGCCGAAGCCGCCGTGTTTGCTGTGGACGAAATGCGAGAGCGCTACCGGCGGGACCAGAAGGCCGTTCGGGACGGGTGGCTTGATGCTCGCGATGCGACTGAAAACGGCATACCGAGCCGTGATCGCACGCTCATCTCGTTTGATATCGCTCGCGCCGCAGCGAACTGGGCCGAGCGATTGAACGCGGACGATCCGCGATTGTGTTTTCGAGAGTTACCCGATCCGATCTTCTCGCCAGTGGTTGCCCGTGACGTGATGGGCAATCCGTTTCGCTCCGCCGCTATCGATCCGTCCCGGCTTACGACAAACGTCCTGACGCTTGCGGCCCAGATGTACGAGTCGCGTGATTGTAGCGCGATGCCCATTCTGGCCGACGCGCTACAAGATGCTGGTTGCGATGACATTGATGTACTCAGCCACTGCCGCGTCCCGGGACCACACGTGCGCGGGTGCTGGGTGGTCGATTTGCTCCTGGGAAAGACGTGAGGCGAGGTCGATCACAAGACTACTTCTTCGGCGGCGCGGTGACCGTTAACCACAGGTCTGCCGTGGTATCGTCGGACTCGGTCTGTGCGAAGCGGGCCGTGCGCTGGTACTTCGGCTCGCCCTTGATCGTGCCGATTAGTCGGAACGAACCCGACCACGGTTTTCCCGCGGTGAGCGAAATCGTTACGACCCCCGCCTGGGCTTTCGCGGGCTTGGCGACGTCGAGCTTTACCCCTTCGGGCAGTCCCTCCGCGCTGATCTCGACGTTTTTCGCGAACTCGTTCAGGCGGTTCACTTTCACCGGGATCGTCGTCGGTTGGCCTGGGATAATCGCGAAGCGGTCCGCGGCAACGGTGAGGTCGTAGTCTGGCTTCGCTTCGAGGACGCGGATGAGGAATACATCACGTGCGCTTCCACCTCCGCCGTAAAGATCACTCGCCGCGATCGAATACGCTCCATCGGCCGGTGGAGTAAATGCCAGCACACTGTCGCCGTTTAACTTGGCCGGCTCCGCCCGCGCGACGCGCTTCTCGTCCTTGTCGAACACCTCGATAACCGGGTTTACTGCTAATCCGAGTGCTCGGCTTTCAACCTGGATCGTGAGGGCTTGCCCCTTCTTGAGCGATACAGATACTCGCCGAGCCGTACCCTTCGCGGGCAGCCGGGTCGTGAGCGAGAAGGGTACCTCGTACTTGGGCGCGAGCCGATCACGTTGATCCACGTCAACGAAATGCGCGTGCGGTTCGACCCGAAGGGGGACCGTGTTCGCGATTTCCGGGTCCGAGAGGATCGCGAAGGCTTCTCCCGATGCGGCCTTTGGTACGAGGAGCCGTTTCCCGGTTTTGGGAATGTTCCACCCCCTGACATCGGCTCGCAGCGGGGCATCTGGTTCGCGCACGGGAAGCGCGAAGTCCGCGAACGCTCCCGTCGTCAGCGTAAGGCGGTACACGCAGGCGTCTGAGCCGAAGTAGCGGATGCTCGCGTCGGGCGTTGCGGGGAACGCATAAACGCGGGCGATGTAAGTGCCGTCCTTCTTGGCCGTGAACGCGAGTTGCGGATCGAGCCCGTGGAAGTCGTTGTTCTCTTCGAGCACGAACCCGTCGGCGGAAAGGATCTGGAGCATCCCGTCTATCGGGGAGTTGAGCACGCGGTTCGCCTGGAGCGAGGCCACGAGCGTCTGCCCCTTCTTGAGCGGCACCGCGAAGCAATCGACGTCGCCGTTCTTTTCGAGCCGGCCGTTTACGGTAACCGTTGAGCCGTCCAGAGCATGTGGTTTCCTGAAATCGTCGTTCGGCTCCTTCTCGGTTACTTCGGGCAACACCCCGACCACGAACGGTCGCAGCGCGTTCGCGCCTTCCGCGTTGTGAGCACGGAGCCAGTACGTGCTCGGTATTGCGTCCTTCGCGACCGTGACCGCGAACTTCCCCTTTGAGACTTCCGCCGACACGCCCACGCCACTGACCCACACTTTTGTGGTCGCGTCGAGCGTACCTGCAGCGGTCACTTCGGTCGTGGTGCCGCGCTGGGCACCGGCGGGGTAGAGGTGCGTGATGGCGGGCGGGGCCGCGAATACGAAAGAAGAAAAGCCGCCACAGATGAACGCGGATAAACACAGATAAAGACAAAATCTGAGCATGGGGTTTCTTCTGATCCGCGTTCTATCTGTGTTAATCCGTGGCGTATTTCTTGTCTTTATCACATCAGCTCTTTGATCGGCGTCGGGTCGCTGACGAGGTGCGCGGGGCGCCCCTGTTGGTTGAACAGGATCTTGTTCGGGTCGATGCCGAGCTTCGTGTACACGGTGGACACGAAGTTCTCGGGCGCCAGAACGCGCTCGATCGCGGCGAAGCCTTTTTTGTCAGTGGCGCCGACAACCGTTCCGCCCGGGGTTCCACCGCCCGCGAACAACACGCTCATCGCGTTGGCCCAGTGGTCGCGGCCGGCGTCCTTGTTGATTTGCGGCGTGCGCCCGAATTCGCCTAGCGCGATCACGAGCGTGCTATCGAGCAACCCGCGCTGGTCCAGGTCTTCGATGAGTGCTGACACGCTGTTGTCCCACTCGGGCAGACGCTTCTTCAGGGAGTCGAACAGTTTGGAGTGATGGTCCCATCCGCCGTCGTAGACCGTCACGAACGGCACACCAGCCTCGACCAAGCGCCGAGCGAGCAGGCACCGCTGACCGAAGGCGTTGCGTCCGTAGCGCTCGCGGGTGCGGGCCGGTTCGCGGCCGATGTCAAATGCGGCCTGCGCCTCGCGCGAGTTCATCAGGTCGTAAGCCTGTTTGTAGTGCTCGTCGAGCGCGAGTGCGGGGTCGCCCGCGGCACGGTCCATGAACCGCTTGAGGGTATCGACCTCGCTCCGCGTACCGGCGCGGTCGTCGAAGCGCTCGCCGGTCAAACCCTCCGGCAGCGCCACGTCGCGCACCTTGAAGCTCCGGCCGTTGGGGTCTTCCGCGACCACGAACGGCGCGAACTTCGCGCCGAGGAAGTTCGGCCCGCCGGAGCGCGACATGCTCGGCATGCTGAAGTACGCGGGCAGCCCGGCGGGCGCGCCTTTCTCGCACGCGACGACCGACCCCATACTCGGGTGAAAGCTCACGAACGCGCCGCATCCGACGGGGATTCGCGGCGGGGCGCCGGTCATCATGTAGTGATTCCCGGCACCGTGGTTGCCCTGCTCGTGCCGGATGGAGCGGATCATCGCGAACTTGCCGAAGCCCTTCGCGAGCTTCGTCATGTGTTCGGAGAACTGCACACCGGGCGTTGTGGTCGGGATCGCTTTGAAATCACCGCGGTACTCCGCGGGCGCGTCCGGTTTGGGGTCGAACATCTCGTAGTGCGTCGGCCCGCCGTCCTGCCAGATCAGGACGCACGACTTCGCTTTGGCCGCGGGCGCGTTCGCGACCTCCGCGGCGAACCCGCGCGCACGCAGCGCGGTGACCAACCCGCCCCCGAGCAGCGTACCCAGGCCGAGCTGGAGGGCGTCGCGGCGCGAAACGCCGTTGCAATTGGTGTATGTGGGCATGGACCCTCCAAAAATTTAAGTTTGCTGTGACCGCAGCTTGTTCACCGCGCCTTCAAACATATCGAGGACTTTTGAAAGACCATTGAACTGGTCCACATGCTTTTTGCTTTCTACGGGCTGCGGGAAACCGAATTTCTGTGCTGCTCTACGTTCGAGGTCGCACACGGCGCTCGCTAGAAAATCAACATCTTTCATTGTGGCTTCTGTGTCGAGCCTGATGACCTCTCCTTCTTTGATTGGATAATTTGGCAGGCGTTTTAAAAATATCTTATTCGCAATTCCTCGGTTATGTGCAATTAGATTTCGTAATTCGATGATCTGAATCAACCGATCGAGATCGTTTGCGTCTATCAATACATCTAGACCGATTTTCTTCTTCAAGTAGGCCGCTAGTTTTCGCATTCCTTGATAAGATAGTTCATGTACTTTTTTCTCGGCCAAGTGGAGAACGACATCCTTCATGTCATTGAACTGAAGGATGTCATCAATCGTTATCTGCTCTTTCGACTTCAGTGTTTCGGGTTTAGCAACAAAGACAAGGGTAAGCAATTCACTGAGATAGCAGAGGTAGCTATCCACGATTTTAGATAGCATTAGTTGCATCAGTAATTGTTCGCGTGTAACCAGGGTACCTATCGCGCCGTGCCGCTCTTGGAGTTTAGCCAAGATGGAATCCTTCACATCCTGCGGATGGTCACTTCTTAGTACCGTGCGGGCTGCATCTCGGCTCGTCTCATCTCTATCTGCTGCCAAGAGGTAAACGAAGAGGAAGAAAGATGCTGTTTGCCAGTGCTCAGTTAAGAAATCTGCGCATGCCTTTGACATCGGATCTGGGAGTAAATCCTTTGGGAAAGGCTGTTTTGTAGCGTTCGGAGTGCTCATGGTGCGTGCCCAGGATGCTTCTAATATTAGTCGTTGAACACGAACTCCGGGGTGTTGATGAGCGCCCACATCAGGTCTTCGGCCGCGCTGCGTTTCGTGGCCCCTTTTTTCTCGAAGCGTTTCACGGCTGTTGTGCGTTCCGTTTCGGTTGGGGGGCGGCAATACGCGAGCAAGTAAAGCTCGTCAACGATTTCTGCGGGTGCCTTCGGGCCTTTCGCGAGAGCGGCGCAGCGCCCTTCGTCCGAGGTCACTTTGCGGTAGAGGTTCGGGCTGTTCATCAGGTGGAGCGCCTGAACAACAGTCGTGTCCGAGGTGCGCTCACACGGCGGGTCTTGGTTCGGGTCGGGTCGGCCGAAACTGTCGAGGAACACCGACTGCGAGCGCGCGGTCCACACTTCAATGGCCCGTGACCCCGCCGGCATCGCTTCAAACTTCTCCGGCACGCCCGAAACGTCACTGACCATATCGAGCAGCACTTCCGCGCGGATGCGCTGCCGGTAGTGGTGCGAGTAGTTCCGCAGGTCGGCCGTGTTGCGCTCATTCGGCGCGGTGCTCAGCCCGTAAGCGTGGCTCAAACAGATAGTGCGAATGAGTGCCTTCAGGTCGCACTTGTTCTTGCGGAAATCCTTCGCGAGCGCGTCCAGTAGCTCCGGGTTGCTGGGCGGGTTCGTGGCGCGGAGGTCGTCCACCGGGTCAACGATTCCGCGGCCCATCAGATCGGCCCACACGCGGTTCGCAATGACCTTCGCGAAGTACGGGTTCTCGGGAGCCGTGACCCACGCGGCCAGCACCGCACGCGGGTCTTTGTCCGGGTCGATGTCGAGCGGCTTGCCCAGAAGGGGCGTCGGTGTCATTTCCTTACCGGTGACCGGGTGCCGGACTGAGCTGCCGTTGCGCTTACCGCCCGTACCGCTACCGAGGTGGATCACTTCCTCGCCGCCGCTAATGGGGGCCGAGATGCCGACACCCTTGCGCCCGATGCGACCGAAGAACGCCGCGAAGCTGTAGAAATCGTCCTGGCCCCACACTTCAAACGGGTGATGGTGGCACTTCGCGCAATCGAGTCGGACGCCGAGAAAGAGCTGGCTTACCATCGTGGTCAGTTCGTCCGGTTCGCGCCGGTTGCGGTAGAACACCGCGGCACCGTTAGTGAACGTGCTCCCGTTCGCGGTGATGATCTCGCGCACGAACTCGTCGTAGGGCTGGTTCGCGCGGAAGCTCTTGCGAATCCACTGGTCGAGGTTGTACGTCGCCTTCATGCCGACGTGGTACGGGTTCGGGCGCAGCAGGTCGGTCCATTTATTCGCCCAGAAGTCCGCGTACTCCGGACGGTCGAGGAGCGCATCAATCAGCTTCTCGCGCTTCTGTGGGCCTTTGTCCGCGAGGAACGCCCGCGTTTCGTCCGGTGTGGGTAACCGACCGATCACGTCGAGGTACGCGCGTCGGTGGAACTTGGCGTCTGATGCGCGTTCGGACGGCGTGACGTTGAGTTGCTTCAACTTCGCCCACACGAGGCCGTCGATGAAGTTGTTTCGTGGGAGCTTCTCGTACACGCTCGTGTCCACGTCCGTGGGCAGCGGAATCAGCACGCTGGACACCGCGAACTTTTCGGCGAAGCGGGCCATAATCGTTGCTTCGCCGGGAATCGGCCCGGCCTTCACCACACCCGCGGCATCAACGGCGGCGTAAACGCTTTCGCTCGACGAGAACTGCGACAGGCTGGTGACGTCGCGCGTGGTGCCATCGGAGTAGTGAGCCGTCACCGCGAGTTGTTGGCTCGCTTTGAAGGTCATCAGCCGGCTATCGGGGAACAGTGTGATCTTTTCGAGCTTCGGCGCGTTCTCGGGTGTACGCGGGGTTCCCGAAGCGATCCATTTTTCGAGCACGCGGTATTCGGGACCGTCTTCCGGGAGCTTCTTGCCGCCGCCGTGCGGTGTTTGGCCGCTCGCCTTGCGGAGCAGCAGGCTAAAGGTCGGGTTCGCGGGGAAGATGCGCCGACCGCGTGCTTCGGTGGTGATCGCGTTGAAGTCAAAATCGTTGTCGTAAGCGAGTAGTGAGAGCTGAAAGCCGTTCTGCCCGCGTGCTTTTCCGTGACACGCCCCCGCATTGCACCCGGATCGCGTGAGGATCGGCTGAATGTCTCGCTCGAAGGTGACCGGACTCGCGCTCGTGGTGTTCTTCACACGCACGGCGATCTTCGCGATTCGGCCGTTCGCAGTAACTGTAACGACCGCGTTGCCGTCACTTACCGGGACCACCACACCTGCCTTGACTACCGCGACGCTCGGGGCGCTACTCGCGTAGGTGGCGTCCGCAGTGCGGTCCGCGTGCTTGCCGTTCTTTGTTTCCGTCACCACCAACTGTTGCTTGGCGTCGGCGCCGTCGAGCGCAACTGTGTGGGGAAACGCACTCAATTCGTCCGCGGCTCGAAGAGGAGTCGCATAAGCGAACAAAGTCACAGCAAGAAGGAAGGCGTATCGCCGCATGATGTCGGAGGAGAGTGCGGGAGGGCGGGCAACTTCTGGCGGGTGAAATCAGAATACCCCGGCGCCGGTTTCGACGCCAGTGAAACTGCAGTAATCCAGACGCCCCACCCGCTCGTTAGCACACGGCACGAGCGGGCATCAGTGGCAGCAGGTGCCCTTCGCGGTCACTTTGGTGGGCGGCGGGAGGTCGTTGGCCGGGTTCATCGTGAAGAAGCCGTTGGGCTTGAGCAGGAATCCGATGGTGGCCGTCGGCATTACGGGATAGTCTTCCGGGCGCGGAATGTGTGTGTGCCCGAATGTGTACCAGAACACCACGTCCGTGTTCGCGATGGGGCGGTCCCGCTCGGTCCACTTCACTAGGCCGTCGCTGCCCGTGCTCTGGTTCGGGTAGTCACCGGCCGCGAACCGCTCGCTCGCGTCGAACGGCGTCACCCACACGTGATAGTTCACGAACCCGGCCCGGCGCCGCCACCACGCATCGGTACTCGCCATCGGGAGCGAGTTGTCCATCGGGAGCAGCTTGTACCCCACCGGATCGCCGACCGCGTTGAGGACGTTGGGGTTCACCACGCGCCAAGTTCGTGCGGTTTCCAGTTTGAGGTGGTCGCGGGCCTGCTTTTCGGTTTCCAGTGTCGTGGACCGGGCGCGGAAGGCGTTGCCGTGCGGGTTCGCGGGTCCGGGTTCGTCCGGCACCACGTCCACGCGCTGCACCGAGTTGTTGACCCCGTCGAGCGCGAAATCGAGCCGCACGTTGAAGAAGTGCTGGTGAACCGGGGCGTAGAGTTGCGGCGCGATCATCGTGCCGTATTCGGACTTTTCGCCGGGGTGCGTCGTACCGAGGGACAAGATCCCGGTGAGGCGCACTTCCAGTTGGATGTTGCCGTCCTGGTAGAGCGACCAGAAGAACCCGTACTCGTAGTTCTCGACGGTGGAGACACTCGACACGATGAGGCGCCGCGAGCGCCGGACTTCGGGCCGGTCCGGGAGCCGGCGGTCGGTGTGCTTCCAGAGCGTGCCCGCGTCTTCTTCGTGCATGCAGATCGCGTTCGTGATCGTGAGCGGCTCCCCGCGGCTCGTCACCAGGTGCGCGTCGAAGTACCGGATGTGGCCCACGCAGTCGCACCCCAGCGTCAGACTGTTCGCGCACATCCCCATGCCGTACTCGCCGACGTCGAAGGCGTTCTTGCGGAACTGCGTGGGCGTCGGGTCGCCGTAAGGCACAACCATTTCGGTGAGTGACGCGCGGTGCAGGATTGAGCGCTCTCGGCCGCCGTCGGTGTAACGCAGGTGGTGAAGCGTCAGCCCCTCGCGGGCGTTGAACCCAATCACGAAGCTCCAGTTCTGCCACGTCACCTGGAAACCGTCCACCTGGAAGCTCGGGCCGTCCGGTTGCGTGATCTCCAGGCGCTTGATATCGGTCCGCGGGTTCGGTCCGCGGTCCGCGGCGTAATTGCCCGGCTGTGGGGGCAGCGGCCAGTGGCCGTATTCTTCGACCCGGATCACCTTCATCTCGTTGAGATCGACGATCGGTCGAATGCCCTCGATCGGGCGCGCGTATCCGTTGTCGGTCGGGTCCGAACGCAGGAAACAGAGCGGCCGGGCGAGTCGGCGGGCGCTCTCCTCGGGTTTGCCGTAGTTCCCCGCGCTCCAGATGTCGACCATCACGAGTGACACGTCTTCCACGCCGTACTGCTTCTTGAGCGCAGCGCGGAACTCGGGGCTGGCGAGCACGGCCTGTTCGCACTCGACCTGCTCGTCGATGGTCATCGTCGGCTGCGCGCCGGGGACGTGCTTCCAGGCGAGCACCTTGCGCTCGGCGAGCGCGAGTGTTGCTTCGTAGCACGAGTTCGTGGCGTTATCGAACAGCACCGCCAGCGCCTTGCGATCGAACGCGGTCCGGTCGCCGGCGTGAACGAGAGCCTTCTGCGGTTCTTCCAAACTGATCGAAACGAATCGCGTCGTCGGTGAGACGCGGCCCGCGTCTTTGAGGGTGGCGACCGCGGAGCGAACTTCTTCGGCCGTGAGGGGTTCGAGTGGGTGCTTGACGGTGGACATGGTGCCTCGGTGGGTGGGGCCGGAGAGGTGGCGCAAGTGTACCCGTCGGGCACACGGGTACCAATCGATTTTGGACCGCGTGTGTGAATCGGTGTCGGACGTGATTTCCCGTGCGGGCGGGTGAAAATGAGCCCGGGTGCAACGCCGTTTCACTTCGAGAGGTTCACGCTCTTTGAGGCGGTCCCGAGCGCGTCCGCGGCGGCGCGTGTCGCATTCTCGGCCGAGGTCGGGGGAATGGACGTGAGGTTGACGAGGGCGGAACGCATCGCGACTTCTGCCGCACGCAGTGCGACTCCGAGATCGCTCGCGCTCGTTGGGCCTACCGGAACTGCTCCCGAGATGCGCGTGTACGCGGTCCGAATCCGCGCGTCGGCGTCGGCCCGTAACTTCGCAGCCTCTCGGATCTCGCTTGCCTCGGCTTTTCGGACGGCCTCGATCAGCAATTTTTCCGCACGTGCCGCTTGTGTCACGGTCTCCAAGATCACGTTCGTCGTTTCGTCGAGCGGGTCCGATCCTTTCGCCGACAGTTCCAGTGCTTGGGCCAGTTCTGCGGCCCGAGCCGCGAGTTGCTTCGCGCGCACGATCTGTTGCGCGGTCGCGGCGTTCGAGGCGCCGGTGAGCTTCGTTACGGCTCCGAGGACGGTTCCCTGACGCGCGGCGAGGTCCGTTGCGCGCTGGCCCCACGGCTTCCCAGCA
This region of Gemmata massiliana genomic DNA includes:
- a CDS encoding TIGR02996 domain-containing protein is translated as MSDHDALLSAILAHPDEDTPRLMFADWLQENGAAPRAEFVRVQIELARLRAEEVDLPDTFGTLQSADGCQFRPHDTAERVALLRRESELLSANRRAWAAELPEYAVAGTALDDAGFFRGFVGHVSLPLEPLVRNPDRLWERHPVESLDLSRVDPEARERVPECQQLDRIRALRFGFLASVPCEAEFFAPFVECPHLAAVRVFDLGRLDCSDSALIALADAPYLRPTALKLHCPHVSRDTLERLLHAPFASRVRRFEQRRAVGWAPEVIAAAPLGALRFLDLRGAMCGDAGVRALASSPHITELVTLDLSSNGLTNTALEALAAWPGLESVKSLNLAFNRNITDAGVRVLLSVRRFRPIHIGLQQTQLGDAGAEVLAAWPGLETVIDLDLTAAEMGDWGAAALAGSANWRDVRYLRVSRNNFGAQAKAQLCSRFGRGGIDIWGW
- a CDS encoding TIGR02996 domain-containing protein: MTSDERAFLKAICDQPADDTVRLVFADWLEEHGQAPRANFIRTQIELVHTPPGTDEDERRRVVLFTRRDAALKAHGAEWLRPFHPYAREDSFVRGFVQKIDVPANTFLQHAEPWFACTPLTRVKFTTCRIWDQMCGVYAWWTEPLFASPFLSRLESIDLEGLELNAHDMELLAAHPNLSRLRELVLADNDIRTEGAIALANMPQLRGLESLDVRGNRITDRGARALAQSEYLGQLKELYITKNSIRDRNWAVLESRFGDALH
- a CDS encoding PPC domain-containing protein, translated to MLRFCLYLCLSAFICGGFSSFVFAAPPAITHLYPAGAQRGTTTEVTAAGTLDATTKVWVSGVGVSAEVSKGKFAVTVAKDAIPSTYWLRAHNAEGANALRPFVVGVLPEVTEKEPNDDFRKPHALDGSTVTVNGRLEKNGDVDCFAVPLKKGQTLVASLQANRVLNSPIDGMLQILSADGFVLEENNDFHGLDPQLAFTAKKDGTYIARVYAFPATPDASIRYFGSDACVYRLTLTTGAFADFALPVREPDAPLRADVRGWNIPKTGKRLLVPKAASGEAFAILSDPEIANTVPLRVEPHAHFVDVDQRDRLAPKYEVPFSLTTRLPAKGTARRVSVSLKKGQALTIQVESRALGLAVNPVIEVFDKDEKRVARAEPAKLNGDSVLAFTPPADGAYSIAASDLYGGGGSARDVFLIRVLEAKPDYDLTVAADRFAIIPGQPTTIPVKVNRLNEFAKNVEISAEGLPEGVKLDVAKPAKAQAGVVTISLTAGKPWSGSFRLIGTIKGEPKYQRTARFAQTESDDTTADLWLTVTAPPKK
- a CDS encoding DUF1501 domain-containing protein yields the protein MPTYTNCNGVSRRDALQLGLGTLLGGGLVTALRARGFAAEVANAPAAKAKSCVLIWQDGGPTHYEMFDPKPDAPAEYRGDFKAIPTTTPGVQFSEHMTKLAKGFGKFAMIRSIRHEQGNHGAGNHYMMTGAPPRIPVGCGAFVSFHPSMGSVVACEKGAPAGLPAYFSMPSMSRSGGPNFLGAKFAPFVVAEDPNGRSFKVRDVALPEGLTGERFDDRAGTRSEVDTLKRFMDRAAGDPALALDEHYKQAYDLMNSREAQAAFDIGREPARTRERYGRNAFGQRCLLARRLVEAGVPFVTVYDGGWDHHSKLFDSLKKRLPEWDNSVSALIEDLDQRGLLDSTLVIALGEFGRTPQINKDAGRDHWANAMSVLFAGGGTPGGTVVGATDKKGFAAIERVLAPENFVSTVYTKLGIDPNKILFNQQGRPAHLVSDPTPIKELM
- a CDS encoding DUF1549 and DUF1553 domain-containing protein, which translates into the protein MSAFPHTVALDGADAKQQLVVTETKNGKHADRTADATYASSAPSVAVVKAGVVVPVSDGNAVVTVTANGRIAKIAVRVKNTTSASPVTFERDIQPILTRSGCNAGACHGKARGQNGFQLSLLAYDNDFDFNAITTEARGRRIFPANPTFSLLLRKASGQTPHGGGKKLPEDGPEYRVLEKWIASGTPRTPENAPKLEKITLFPDSRLMTFKASQQLAVTAHYSDGTTRDVTSLSQFSSSESVYAAVDAAGVVKAGPIPGEATIMARFAEKFAVSSVLIPLPTDVDTSVYEKLPRNNFIDGLVWAKLKQLNVTPSERASDAKFHRRAYLDVIGRLPTPDETRAFLADKGPQKREKLIDALLDRPEYADFWANKWTDLLRPNPYHVGMKATYNLDQWIRKSFRANQPYDEFVREIITANGSTFTNGAAVFYRNRREPDELTTMVSQLFLGVRLDCAKCHHHPFEVWGQDDFYSFAAFFGRIGRKGVGISAPISGGEEVIHLGSGTGGKRNGSSVRHPVTGKEMTPTPLLGKPLDIDPDKDPRAVLAAWVTAPENPYFAKVIANRVWADLMGRGIVDPVDDLRATNPPSNPELLDALAKDFRKNKCDLKALIRTICLSHAYGLSTAPNERNTADLRNYSHHYRQRIRAEVLLDMVSDVSGVPEKFEAMPAGSRAIEVWTARSQSVFLDSFGRPDPNQDPPCERTSDTTVVQALHLMNSPNLYRKVTSDEGRCAALAKGPKAPAEIVDELYLLAYCRPPTETERTTAVKRFEKKGATKRSAAEDLMWALINTPEFVFND
- a CDS encoding primary-amine oxidase, with translation MSTVKHPLEPLTAEEVRSAVATLKDAGRVSPTTRFVSISLEEPQKALVHAGDRTAFDRKALAVLFDNATNSCYEATLALAERKVLAWKHVPGAQPTMTIDEQVECEQAVLASPEFRAALKKQYGVEDVSLVMVDIWSAGNYGKPEESARRLARPLCFLRSDPTDNGYARPIEGIRPIVDLNEMKVIRVEEYGHWPLPPQPGNYAADRGPNPRTDIKRLEITQPDGPSFQVDGFQVTWQNWSFVIGFNAREGLTLHHLRYTDGGRERSILHRASLTEMVVPYGDPTPTQFRKNAFDVGEYGMGMCANSLTLGCDCVGHIRYFDAHLVTSRGEPLTITNAICMHEEDAGTLWKHTDRRLPDRPEVRRSRRLIVSSVSTVENYEYGFFWSLYQDGNIQLEVRLTGILSLGTTHPGEKSEYGTMIAPQLYAPVHQHFFNVRLDFALDGVNNSVQRVDVVPDEPGPANPHGNAFRARSTTLETEKQARDHLKLETARTWRVVNPNVLNAVGDPVGYKLLPMDNSLPMASTDAWWRRRAGFVNYHVWVTPFDASERFAAGDYPNQSTGSDGLVKWTERDRPIANTDVVFWYTFGHTHIPRPEDYPVMPTATIGFLLKPNGFFTMNPANDLPPPTKVTAKGTCCH